The DNA window TGGCTGCATATAACCAGTACCTAAATTTAACTCAGATGCATTAAAGTTTATCACTCTAAGTAAACAAGAATAGATGAAATTTGAAGTATTATAGAATTTGTAGTTCTAACCAATCATCATTTGATCCAGTAGGAGTTGCATAGAGTGCATCTGCATTTTTCCACTTCTCAATCAGTGCTCGATTGACAGGTTCATTCATCTTATCTCCAGTTAGACGCCTGTTATGCAAGACAATGAGTGGCCATTTCTTAGATGGAAGCATTTGACGAAGTCCATTAACAACTGCATTAACCTAAACAGAACATTGTcagaaaaagagagataaagATAGATTGATTATGTGTTATCTTTGATCTGCATAACAATAGAAAATCTTGCCTTGGATGGTTTAAATTTTCTTTGAGTGTAAAGGCCAATATTTGCTCCATCTACGACTGCTTCAAACGGTCCGTAATAATCGAGCCATTTCTGCAATTTGTTGCATATTCTTCATCGTACCATTATATATCTAGATTAAACAATCACGATTAAGAAATATAACGTActtgaaatttttcaaaatttgaatttttatcTCTTTGTATGGCAAGCGAAGTCACTGATCTGGCAAAATGTTCAGTTTCTGCAGGATCAAGGTCAATGGTGACTAATTTTTCTCCACAACATCTGCATAAGCCATCAGATCCCACAGATGTACGCGAAACAGTCCAGCGCCCTTTACCCAACCAGCCCAGTCCATGCCAACCGCCACCTCCATTTTCCATTGCTTTCTTTATGAGTCTTTGACCCAATTTCCTCTTCCCCACTCTTGAAGCTACCTTGCTCCTGAACCACTTCTCGATCAAATCTGCAGTAGAAGACGAGACCTGCCTAACGCTTGTTCTTAGCTTATGCAACAGATAATAGACTCTGTCACTCTTTCCAGTTTCTACACTTACTCTCAAAAGGGCTTCAAGTTCTGGCTCCTCTGGACAGACACCATTCTGCAACATATGTTCTTCAACCATAAACGCTTTCTCAACATTTCCATTGTTGCAGAAAACTGACAGTGCAGGACCATAAGATCGCAATCGAGGGTTAATTCCTAattctttcatttgctttacAATATCAAAGGCCAAGTCTCCATCTCCTAATGACATTGCAATTCTAGCCACAGATGTAAATGTCGCTTCATTCATTGGAACCTTATCAAAAAGCATGTTATTATATATTTCAAATCCCCTTTTAAGTGCGTATCTCTTGACATCCAGAGTAACTTGAATTCCAGAACCTTCTTCTCCCATCACATCTGTGTTCGCATGCTCAGTGTCAGACTTCATGAACTGAACCATCTCATCTAAACTTTGAGGATAGGGTAACTTAGAGTCATTTGAAAAACTTACAGGATTGTTTACCTTAGCCGGAAAACCATTGAAATCCAGCCCCTCTTTATTTTCAGAGTTTATCTCCTTGGACAACCCCAGAGGATTCAAGCTTCTATTACCGCTACCGCTTTTTGCTGGCTGCACAACACCAGTGGCAGCAGAAGAACAAAGATAGAGAAGTACAGCATAATGGTACTGCCCCAAATTTATCCCTTCTTTCCTAGCTAAATCATATAGCCGAATTGCACCTATAACATCCCCCCTTTTAGAGCACATATCGAGCCCTACCCTCAGCACAGTTCCAGGTGTATCAGCCTTACTTTTCTTAGAAGCCTTTCCTACCCTTTCAACTTCCAGCTGATTAATTTGGTCCTCATTCTCCGGCTTTCTTTCCTTCTTGCTAGTGCCCTTTCCATTTCCCTGTGCTTTCTTGACATCTTTTCCTGTATTTCCATCCTTAGACCTCGTCGACGAAAACTGAGGACTCGTAACTGTTCTGCTTTTGGGGTTTAATCTAGTCTTTGCATGTCTATCCTTCAGTATAACTCTTTTCTCAACATTATCCGCTACAGCTGCATCAAAATGACTACTTTTTTGAAAACTTTCACCAATTCTTCTGTCCCTCAGACTATCAGAGGAAACCCCAGAACCATTCTGCCCAATAGCTTTATGGTTGTTTCTTGAGACATTGTGGTGGGTGTTCCTGGGCAACTTTGCTTCCAAGGGGGCAACATGCGcattaacttgaagaaatgGTGAAAATCTTTGGTTGAATGCGTGCTTCGTTGTTGAAACATTCAAGAAAGTGATTAAAGCAGAAGAGTAGTTGCAGTGAGCAAAGGATAAAAGTTGGAGTCGACTTTGTTGCAGGGGTGGGCAGGTGAAGGAGGCCATACGTGGCCGCTAAAATAGGCTAAGCATCATCGTCCATTTTCCTGTCGGGTGGACTTATTTTAGG is part of the Coffea eugenioides isolate CCC68of chromosome 6, Ceug_1.0, whole genome shotgun sequence genome and encodes:
- the LOC113774829 gene encoding uncharacterized protein LOC113774829, which gives rise to MASFTCPPLQQSRLQLLSFAHCNYSSALITFLNVSTTKHAFNQRFSPFLQVNAHVAPLEAKLPRNTHHNVSRNNHKAIGQNGSGVSSDSLRDRRIGESFQKSSHFDAAVADNVEKRVILKDRHAKTRLNPKSRTVTSPQFSSTRSKDGNTGKDVKKAQGNGKGTSKKERKPENEDQINQLEVERVGKASKKSKADTPGTVLRVGLDMCSKRGDVIGAIRLYDLARKEGINLGQYHYAVLLYLCSSAATGVVQPAKSGSGNRSLNPLGLSKEINSENKEGLDFNGFPAKVNNPVSFSNDSKLPYPQSLDEMVQFMKSDTEHANTDVMGEEGSGIQVTLDVKRYALKRGFEIYNNMLFDKVPMNEATFTSVARIAMSLGDGDLAFDIVKQMKELGINPRLRSYGPALSVFCNNGNVEKAFMVEEHMLQNGVCPEEPELEALLRVSVETGKSDRVYYLLHKLRTSVRQVSSSTADLIEKWFRSKVASRVGKRKLGQRLIKKAMENGGGGWHGLGWLGKGRWTVSRTSVGSDGLCRCCGEKLVTIDLDPAETEHFARSVTSLAIQRDKNSNFEKFQKWLDYYGPFEAVVDGANIGLYTQRKFKPSKVNAVVNGLRQMLPSKKWPLIVLHNRRLTGDKMNEPVNRALIEKWKNADALYATPTGSNDDWYWLYAAIKFKCLIVTNDEMRDHLFQLLGNDFFPKWKERHQVHFSFSETGPVFHMPPPCSIVIQESEKGHWHIPVVSEIETHGEGTWLCVTRSHPLKRGLDSSNVDKELHLPHGKGNQRSVGSQKRRQLKLEPTGHSSHDGSKQAPQKTYQNLKNILSSSLLADYRSITPQLEAAENCGGCIIDFQI